A segment of the Bdellovibrio bacteriovorus genome:
TGAGTATCAAACTAGGCTTTGTCGTCTTTTGCAAGGAAATTGTCATTGCTGAACGAAGCATCGGCAGAGCTGATTGCAGCAGATCTTTGTCGTCGCCATGCAATGTAAACACAGTGTCGCCGACCTTCACTTCATCACCCACTTTCACATGGAATTCGATGCCCGCAGTTGGGGCAATGATGTCCGTGGTTTGTGCGCGACCCGCCTTGATCAAGATGCCCGCAACGCCAATGCTTTCGGTGTGGAAGCCACCCACCCAGCCGGCTTTGTCAGATTTGACTTCGATGGAATGTTTCGGTTTTGGCAGGGCCTTCAAATTGCCACCGTGGATGGAGCAAAGTTCTTCAAACTTCGCCATCGCTTTACCGGACACCAGAATGTCTTCAGCAATCTTGTAGGATTCTTCTTCGTTCTTGCCAACACCCGCCAAAAGCAGCATGTGCGCAGAAAGTTGCAGACTCAGTTCACGAGTGTCTTCGTAAAGATCATAACCGGCAGGGCCGATGAATTTTTCATTTTTCATGATGGCCACGCATTCTTCGACTTCCACCGAGTTGCCGGCATAGCGGCCCAGGGGCTGATCCATATTGGTCAGCAACGCGGTGACTTTTTTGCCGTAGCCTTTGGCAATCGCCATCAGGTTCACCGCCAGTTCTTCCGCCAGCACCGGGGTTTTCATGAAGGCACCGGATCCGAACTTCACGTCCAGCACCAGGCCATCAATGCCTTCCGCCATTTTCTTGGACATGATCGAAGCACAAATCAACGGCAGGCTTTCTACCGTCGCAGTCACATCACGAAGCGCATAGATTTTTTTATCAGCCGGGCAGATCTCTTTGGTCTGACCGATGAAGCAGATTTTGTGTTTGTGAACCAGCTCGATAAATTCAGGCAGGGACTTTTGCGTATTGAACCCCGGAATGGATTCCAGTTTGTCCAAGGTTCCGCCGGTGTGACCCAGGCCACGGCCGGAAATCATCGGCACCGGAATGCCGGCGGCGGCCACGATCGGCCCCAGAATCAAACTTGTCTTGTCGCCCACGCCACCGGTGGAGTGTTTGTCCACTTTGAATTCTTTTACGGAAGAAAAATCCACAACTTCACCGGAGTGAAGCATGGCTTTCGTCAACGAAAGAGTTTCTTCGGTGTTCATGCCACGGAAGAAGATCGCCATCAGCAAGGCTGACATCTGATAATCAGGAATCTGCCCGCGCGCATAGCCCAGGATGAATTCGTTGATTTCTTCATAAGAAAGCACGCCACCGTTGCGTTTGATTTTAATAATTTCAGCAGGAAGAAAAGCCATTAGTAACCACCTTGTACAGAGCCGCCTTGAATAATTGTGATCCCTGAGCTTGTGCCAAGACGGGTGGCTCCAGCGTCGATCATTGCTTTTGCTTGTTGGGCATCTTTGATGCCGCCGGAAGCTTTGACTTCCATGGATGAGCCCACAACGGACTTCATCAGTTTCACATCATCCACCGTGGCGCCGCCGCCCCCGAAGCCGGTGGAGGTCTTAACAAAATGTGCTCCGGCTTCCAGGGCTGCCTTGCACGCCAGGGTTTTGTCTTCCTGATTCAGCAACGAAGTTTCGATGATGACTTTCACGGTGTGACCAGCCGCTGCCTGAACCACGGCCTTGATGTCGTCACGAACATAGTTCAGACGGCGGTCTTTCAGTGCGCCGATCTGAATGACCATGTCGATTTCCTGCGCGCCGTTGGCGATGGCCGTTTTGGTTTCAAAGGCTTTGCTGGCCGTGTCCATGGCACCCAAAGGAAAGCCCACCACGCAGCAGACTTTCACAGAAGAGCCTTTCAAAAGTTCAGCGCAGGTTTTCACATAGGACGTGTTCACGCAGACAGAGAAGAAGTTGTGCTCTTTGGCTTCCGCGCACAGCTTTTCGATCTGGGCGGTTTGGGCTTCAGGCTTTAAAAGAGTATGGTCAATGTAACGACTTAGTTGCACGGGGCACCTCAAGAATGTTTAAATTAAAAAGTTATCTCAGATCATTGCAGGAGGCAATCATGACACCACAGAAGTGGACCTCAGTTTTACTCATATCTTTGCTCATTTTCACTTCATCCACTTCGACGGCCCAGGCCAATCGCAGTGTAAAACGCAATGTCGCCGCCGTCCTGTTTTCCACTCTGGGCGGGGCCATTCTGGGATTAAGCACGCTGTCTTTTTACGGTGAACCGCAGGAACACACCGGCAATATCACGACCGGTGCTCTGGTGGGTTTGTTAGGCGGGGTGGGGTATGTTATTTATGACTCTTCGCGCCCAGCGGCGCCTCAGTATGAGTATTCCCAGAACCTGGGGATGGACTTTAAAAACCGAAGGGCCTCGGAAACTTTCGTCGCCAAGGCCCCTCCCATGATTCAGTATTCGTTTACTTTCTAGTTTAGCCCACTTTGGTGCGTGGGGTGCCGCCAGCCATGGTCGCCCCTGGCTGTACGCTGGTGTCGCCACCACCGGCCTGACCCAGGAAGGTCTTGGCATCGGCTGCGGAAACTTTACCCTTACGAACCAGATCCTCAATGTACTTTTCAAACAGAACCATACCTTGAGTGGCACCGGTCTGCATGGCAGATGGGATCTGGTGGACTTTACCTTCACGAACCAAGTTCGAGATGGCTTTGGTGTTTCTCATGATCTCGTAAGCCGCCACACGACCTTGTCCGTCCGCGCGGGAGAACAGGGTCTGAGCGACAACTCCGCGCAGGGATTCAGCCAGCATCGTTCGGATCTGTTGCTGTTGACCGGCAGGGAATACGTCAATGATACGATCGATGGTTTTCGCCGCACTGTTGGTGTGCAGGGTTCCGAAAACGATATGACCTGTTTCGGCAGCAGTCAGTGCCAAAGAAATTGTTTCTAGGTCACGAAGCTCACCCACCAGCAGAATATCCGGGTCTTCACGCAGGGCCGCTTTCAGGGCGTTGGCGAAACTTTTGGTGTGGCTTCCCACCTCACGCTGATTGACCAAAGATTTCAAATTCGGGTGAACGAACTCGATCGGGTCTTCCACCGTGATGATGTGGGCTTCACGGGTCATGTTAATTTGGTGAATCATCGCCGCCAGAGTTGTGGACTTACCAGAACCTGTCGGACCGGTGACAAGAATCAGACCACGATCGCAATCGATCATGTCCATCACGGCCGGAGGCAATCCCAGTTCTTGGGCGGTTTTGATTTTTTCCGGGATGATACGCATAACGGCGCCAAGGCCTTTACGCTGCATAAAGATATTGCAACGGAAACGCCCGATACCTGACAAAGTGTAGGCGAAATCCAGTTCCCATTTTTCCACGAAAGCTTTTTTCTGCTTTTCAGAAAGAATCTCAAACAGCAGTCCCTGTACGTCCTGATTTGTGAGCTCGCGATAGTTCAATGGAACCATGTTTCCATGCAGGCGCAAATAAGGGGCGGCTCCACTTGTGATATGCAAGTCGGAGGCACCTTGTTCCACCATGAGTTTGAACAATTCATCAATTGTTGCCATCGTCGTCTCCTAAGGTCTCTAATTCAGTGATCTTTTCGGTCAGATATGTTTCAATATTAAATATTAATTGCTATCGGTCTTGTTTCTGGACTATTGAACTAAGACCAGCCCCGTTCAAGAGGGGTTATATTCGCCAAGGAGTCGCCTGTGTCTGCTGAAATTCTGATTAACGTTCGACCACAAGAGACACGTGTAGCCTATGTTGACGGCGGGATCCTGACCGATTTGAAAATTGAACGAAAAACGTCCCCCACCTTGGTCGGGTCCATCCATCGGGGCACGGTGATTCGTGTTCTTCCGGGCATGCAGGCGGCGTTTGTGGATATTGGTCTGGAAAAAGCAGCATTCCTGTATGTCGGGGATATCCGCGAAGACGTCGATGACAACTTCCTTTCCGCGGTGGACCGTGAAGAGCCGATGGATGAAGGGGATGACGACAAGCCGCTGACTCACGCAAATAAAACTCCGATTCAGGATCTAGTGAAAGAAGGCCAGAGCATTCTGGTTCAGGTTTCCAAGGATCCGCTGGGCACCAAGGGAGCACGTTTGACGACGCACCTGTCCCTGCCAGGCCGTTTCGTGGTGTTTTTGCCGACGGTGCGCCACCTGGGTATTTCCCGTCGTATCGAAGACGAAGGCGAGCGCGAGCGCCTAAGAAAACTGGTTCAGAAAATCAATCCTTCCGGTGGCGTGATCGTAAGAACCGCCGGGGATGGGGCTTCGGAAGAGATGTTGAAAGCCGACATCGAGTATCTGGATCGTTTGAGCAAAGAGATTTTCAAAAACTACGAAAAGAAAAAAACGCCGGGTCCGCTGCACACCGAACTTGATGTCGAGCTGCGCGCCCTTCGTGATCTGATGAGTGAGGACGTCACGAGCGTCTGGGTCGATGACGTTGAGATTCACAAAAAAGTTGTGAAGTTCGTGTCCCAGTTCATGCCCAAGTACAAACAAAACATCGTGCTTTATGAAGAGAAAAAGCCGTTGTTTGACCTGTACGACATCGATATTGAGATCTCCCGCTCGATGGAGCGCAAGATCTGGCTTAAATCCGGCGGTTACATCGTGATCGATGAAGCCGAAGCCCTGGTGGTTATCGACGTGAACACCGGTAAGTTCGTCGGTAAAAAAGATCTGGAAGACACCATCTTAAAAACCAATCTGGAAGCGGTTCGCGAGACCGCGCACCAACTGCGTGTGCGTAACTGCGGCGGCATTATCATCATCGACTTTATCGATATGGAAAAAGAATCCCACCGCGAAAAAGTTCTGGAGGCCTTGGCCGAAGAACTGGCGCGCGACCGTGCCCGCACCAACATCGTTTCCATGTCCCAGTTGGGCTTGGTGGAAATGACCCGTAAGCGCATCCGCCCAAGTCTGATCAAGACTTTGTGTGAACCGTGCTCTTACTGTGAAGGTAAAGGCTACATCAAACGCAAATCCACGGTGGCCAATGAAATCTTCCGTGAACTTGAGCGTGACGCTGACATGCTGATCAATAAAAAAACCAACGTGGTCATTCATTGTCACAGTGAAGTGGTGGACTGGATCTACGAAGTCGAAGGCGAAAGCCTGGAAGGCATCGAAAAGAAACTGGGCCGCTCTGTCGCGTTCAAAATCGAACCAAATTATCACCTAGAACAATACGAAATCTTCTTCGTCTAGGGCGGCTGAACCCTTTTGACCAGCCGCTAAGTTTTTCGGGAATTGTGGAATCATTTTGGGATTGCTGGACCTTGGGCTGTTGAGCCGGGGGTCTGGTGTTCCGATAGATTCTGTATGAAACATCTTTTGATTTTTCTTTTAGGCATTCTATTTTCTTTCGTTGCACACTCCGAGCCGCTTTTTTGCGGCCCGAAGCCTTACCAGCTAAAAGCTCTGGCGGATGTTTCCCGCAACACTTGTATGGAGACTTTGAAGTCCAAAGAGTGTCAGGATCTTTTTGCGAAGATGCGCGCCAATGGGGAAAAGCCTGAGGATAAAGCGCTGAAGTGCCATGATCAAAGCTCTCTTTCGCGTGTGGCGGAAAGCACCTGGGGTTACACTTCGGGTTGTGCGGTGGGTGGCTGGAATTTTGTAAAAGACTCTTTTGTCGCTATTGGTACGGCGATTGGTGAAGGGGCGGCGAAGATCGCGCTGGATATGGAAGCGGAAGCGGCTGCCAACAAAGCCTGCGAAGCTGATCCCAAAGGTAAAGAAAACCTGTTCAAACAATATAACAGCACGGTGCCGAAACTTTTGCAGGTGCAGATGCCTGAAGCCTCTGTTTTAAAGCGCGCCAACTGTGCGACCGTAAAACGCATCATCAAAATGCAGGGCATGGACAAGGGCAATGCAACCCTTCGCCTTGTTATGATGAAGGGGGATAAAAATCTTTCTGCCGATGAACGGGAATATGTTCAGTGGAGTCAGAAACAGGTCACGCCCTCAAACGTTGATCTGGTGGGGATGGCTAAAGCCAAACTTAAAGAGATGGGTGTGCAGATCGAATGCTACAACGCCCAGCAGGCCGCGGCGATCGTCTGTGAAGCTGTGGCCGAGGTGGCGACTTTGGCCGGCGGACCAGCCGGAGCGGCACTGAAGGCCGCCAAAGCCAAGAACATCATGAAACTGGCCGGGGTGAGTGCGGATGCTGGAAAGGCCTCTGCCGCGACCAGAACCGTGGCTTCTGCAGCGGAACTGGAAAAGGCCGCCAAGTTGTCTAATATAGAGCGTGTGGCCGCGGCGGAAAAATCCCTGGGTCGATCTTTAAGTGAGGCGGAAAAGAAAGCGCTGATCTCGGCCCATGAAGTGGGTAAGGGCACCGGCCGGGGTTATGGGACCTATTCAAAGACGGATCTCAGCGACAAGGCCAATATATTGAAGAACGCCGGGTTCAAAGCTGAAGAGCGCGATCTATTAATGCGTCAGGGATTGGCGGGAAGCCTGTCTGACACCAAGGCCGCGCGGGACTTTGCCAACAAGGCCCGTTTGGAAGCTGATAAGCTGCGTGTGTCCGGAAATATCTCAGAATCTACCAATAGTTACCGCAAGGCGTCTGACTCTTATGAAGTCTTTATGAACGATGTTAAAGCGCCCAAATCTTCGCGCGATTATTGGGTCGGGGCGAAGATGAATGCCTCGGCTGAAAGATATGATAAGGCTGCGGAATATTTCATCAAAACCGAGCAGGCCACCAGCCGTTCGGACGTGAAAGCGCAGAACATCTTTGATGCCCTTAACCGTGAAAAAGATGAGTTGCGCGTTATTGCTGCCCGGAATCCTGCCAGCAAGTCCGCCCAGAAAAATTATCAGGATCACAAAAAGCTGATTGAAGCGGTGGTTAATAGTAAAAATCTGCAGTTGGGTGACGCCTGGAAACGGGAACTTTTGAAGCCGTGAGTTAAGCTAAGGTGCTGAAAATATAGGCTTTTATTTAGCACCTAGACCTTGCCAACTTTTTCCAAAAATATTTGCATTTGAGGGGGGTTAAAGCTAACCTCTCTTTCTCTCGTAAAAAGCTGAAAAAAATAGCATGTATTAGGTTGACAAAGCCTAGTGCAAAGTGGCATTTACCATTGGCTTAATTCGGGTAGCTGGAGGTATTACATGTACGCGATTATTCGTACTGGCGGGAAACAATATAAAGTTCAAGCTGGTGACGTAGTTCAGGTTGATAAACTTGAACAAGCACTTGGTGCAGAGTTTGAAATCAACGAAGTTTTGATGGTTGGTGGTGAGTCCACTGCTGTTGGTCAACCTCTTGTTAAAGGTGCGAAAGTAACTGTTGTTGTTACTAAACAAGCTAAGACAAGAAAAGAGATCGTCTTCAAAAAGAAGCGTCGTCAAGGTTACAGAAAGTTCGCAACTCACAAACAAGAGTTCACCGAGCTGTTTGTTAAAGCAATTTCCTTCGATGGAAAAACTGCTAAATCTGATGAAGCAGCAACTGTTGTTGACGTGAAAGCAGTTCGTGCTGAAAAAGCACAAGCTCGCGTAGCAGCTCGTAAAGAGCGCGCAGCGAACAAAGGTACTGCAGAAGTTGTAAAAAAAGCGGCTAAAAAAGTAGCGAAAAAGAAAGTTGCGAAAAAAGCAGTTAAAAAGACTGGTACTAAATTCCACTTGGGTAACAACGTAAAAATGGGTCGCGACTACACTATCTATTCTGTAGTTGAAGGTCTTGTTAAATTTGAACGTTTCTCCAAAGAGCGTTTCAAAGTTAGCGTTTATCCTAAAGCTGTTTAATCAGTCTTAAGATAAACCGATACATTTTTTCACAAATGGAAAAGGAGCCATCCCATGGCTCCTTTTTTGTTGTATAGACAGTCAGTTATGAAATTCATTGATGAAGTCAGTATCTCTTTAGCTTCGGGACGTGGCGGCCCGGGTTGTGTAATGTGTATAAGAGACAGCTTTAGCTTCGGGACGTGGCGGCCCGGGTTGTGTCAGTTTTCGCCGCGAGTCCATGCAAGCCCGTGGCGGCCCAGACGGGGGCAACGGCGGCAAGGGCGGGGATGTTATTATCCGTACATCTCGTCATATCAATTCTCTGGTAGATATTAGACAAAATAAAAGATACGCCGCTCAATCTGGAAGAATGGGTGAGGGTCGTCAGAAATCCGGTATGGATGGCGAAGACCTTATCCTTGTTGTTCCTCAAGGCACTGTATTCCGTAATATGGATGGTGAAATCATCATCGATATGACCGGAATTTCCGAGCACACCCTGCTTAAAGGCGGTCGTGGTGGAAAAGGAAATGAGTTTTTCAAAAACAGTGTGAATCAGGCTCCAGAACATGCGCAACCCGGTGAAGAAGGTCAGGAAATTGAAGTTCGTCTGGAACTGAAACTGATTGCGGATGTGGGTATCGTTGGATTCCCGAACGCCGGCAAGTCCACACTGATTTCCCGTATTTCTGCAGCAAGACCGAAAATTGCGGATTATCCGTTCACAACCCTGACTCCGAATCTGGGAGTGGTGAAGGCCGGGGACTATTCCTCGTTCGTGGTGGCGGATATTCCGGGACTGGTGAAGGGCGCACACGCGGGTGTGGGTCTGGGTATCCAGTTCTTGAAACATATTGAACGTACACGCCTGTTCATCCATCTGGTTGATGCATCCGGAATGTCAGGCCGTGATCCTTTAGAGGATTTTACGGATATTAACAACGAACTTAAAATGTACGATGAAAACAACCAGGACAAAGAGGGTTTCTTCCCTCTATCCACGCGTCCTCAATTGGTTGTGCTGAACAAGATCGACACTTTAAGTGAATCTCAGCTGACGAAGCTGAAAAAACAGTTCAGGGAAGCCAGCGGCAGCGAGCCGTTTGCGATTTCCGCAGTGACTGGCAAAAACATCAAAGAATTTGTTCAGGAACTGGCTCGTCAGATTCTGAAAGAGGAAGAAGAATAATGAAAATAGGTATTTTCGGAGGCAGTTTCAACCCTCCACACATGGGTCACATCAACGCCATTCAAACCGTAGCGAAGAAAGCCGGTTTGGGCAAAGTTCACATCATCCCTGCGGCTCAGAATCCTCTGAAAACTCCGGTGGAAGGTCCAACGCCTGAACAGCGTGTGGAACTGACTCGTCTGGCGTTTGCCCAGTACGGTGAAACTTACTTCGTGGACGATCAGGAAATCAAACGTGGTGGCATGAGCTACACAGTTGATACCGTGATGAATCTGCGCAAATCCTATGATGCCAACGACCTTTACCTGGTTGTGGGCGCAGATAAATTTGAAGAGCTGGCTCAATGGAAGGACTATCAAAAGATCCTGACCGAGGCGAATCTGATTGTCACAACCCGCCCGGGTTACGACATGCCGGAATCTCTGGAAGAGATGCCGGGTTTCCTGAAGCCCCTGGTTGCAGAATTTGATTTCAACTTCATCGAACTGAACACGGGCCGCAACATCCAGTTCATCACTTTGCGTGATGTGGAAGTTTCCTCCAGCGAAGTTCGTAAATGGCTTCGTTCCGGCAAGCCGGTTGAAAAATACCTGCCATTGTCTGTTGAATCCTACATCAAGGAACACAAGCTTTACCGCAATCTGGGTGACCGTATTGGGGACTACAAAAAGTTCACCGCGTTCTGCGCCGATGTTCTGTTTGCGAAAAAAGGCATCAACGTCCGTGGTTTTGACCTGACTTCCATGTCGGCTCCAAGTGAATACACTTTGATCGCGTCCGGTACCTCCACCCGTCATGCGGCGGCGATGGCGGAAAACATCGTGATGGCGGTGAAAGAGGAATACAACGTACACCCACAAAGCATCGAGGGTGTGGACGAGGGCCGCTGGGTTCTTGTCGATTACGGTTCTTTGATCATCCACGTCTTCTACGACTTCGTTCGCCAGGAATACAGCCTGGAAAACCTGTGGAGAGAAGGCAAAGACATGGGATTGAAAGATCCTTATGTTGGCAAGGGTGAGCAGTAGTCATGAAGTTCATTTTGTACAACCTCGCAACGGCCAAGGAAGCCTGGGCGGACGAGGTCAGCGAGTTGTACAAGAAGAAGATTTCCTTCTTCATTCCCTTCGACATTCAGTCACTAAAAGCCAAAAAGTCCGCGCGTGAAGACGCGGACTTTAAGCGCAGCGAAGAATCCGATTTAATCCTTAAAAATATCAACAGCGACGACTATGTCGTGCTCTTTGACGAGCGCGGGTCCGTGCTGGATTCGATTCAGTTTTCAAAAAAAGTGGAAAACATTCTGGGAAGCTCCAAGAAGCGCGCGATTTTCATTATTGGCGGCGCTTTCGGAGTCAATGAAGACGTCCGTAAACGTGCGGACCTGAAGGTGGCTTTATCGCCCATGGTGATGAATCATCTGATGGCCCAGGCGATGAGCTTGGAGCAAATCTACCGGGCCTTTACGATCATCAAAAAAATCCCGTACCACAATATCTAGAGCCAAGGTGGCTCGTTACCCAGTTCTTTTTCCGGATCACGGTCCAGATCCAGCAGGCGGTTCCATTCAAGGCTTAGGAAGCTCTTTTGCTCCGAGATCGCCTCTTGTTCTGTCAGGGCCCGTGGATTCAGGCAGTCTGAACCCGGATCAAATGTTTTGTGGGAGCAGATGGTGTATTGCACCTGGCTTTTTTCGCCACCGACGGCTTTGTTCCATTCAACCAGTGTCACGGGTTTTTCCGGATTGATGGCTGGATCAAAAACATAAACGTCGTTACCCACGCGGTAAGTAACTGCGACGTGATACCACCAGGAAACGGAACCGCCCGGTGCGTTCTGAGTCGGCGCATACAAGTTTCCGAAGACAAAAATTTTCTTCGGTGTTGTGAAGTGATGTTCAATCAGCTCGGTGGCGGCCATTTCGGCGCGGGCATAACAGCCATCGTCCGGATACATCCAGGTCAGGCGGCGGGCAAAGGGTTCTGCATCGGTGATGAAGCGGGTGTCGCGAACGTATTTGAATTCACGCTCAAGATCCGCGTAAGAACCCACATCGGGAATCTCCTGGATGTTCAGCTCTTTCATGGGTTTTTTCATGCGATCAGGATAGCTGTTGCGACCGAAGAGTTCCCACACCGGAGTGCTGCGCTGGCGGGCAGCCTCAAAAGATTCACCAGAGTGTCGGATGGAAGAAAGACCGGCCACGGCCGTGGCGGAAGCAGACAGAATCATCAACGAAACGAAAAATGCCCTCATAAACCCCTCACTCTTTCGGTTCTAGGCCCGCTGTCAGGGACTGTCAAAGAATTTGCAGTGACGCGAAAGAATGAATTCTGTGTTGAAAACCCTTAAGACCCGACTGTCCGCCTGTCTGCATTGCGGATCGTTTCAGGTGGAACAGGCGGGCCTGTGTGTTCCCTGCCATGAGGTGCTGAATCATTACCCGCATCGCGCGCGCCGACGGCAGGATTGGCTGAGGGCTCTATATTCTTGGAATCCCGGGGAAAGTGATCTGTTGTCAGCACTGGTGCTCAGTTTGAAAGGCCGGCATAACAAGGCGGGGTGGGAGCACTTTGCCCGGAAGATGGTGCAGCAGCAGGTGCCCCGTCTTTCCGGCGGGCGAAGGTTGCACTTTGTTCCTGCTCCGTCGAAGTCCGGTGCTGAAGATCATGCTTCACTTTTTGCCCGGGCGCTGGCAGCGCACATGGGTGGTGTTTTTAACCCGTGTCTTCGTAAAGCCTCGTCAGGAAAACAAAGGCGGTCCGACCGGGGAGAGCGGGCTCTGATCGCCATGGAGCTGGTTGAAAAAAATACAGAGCTGTCTATAAACTCGACAGACATCCTCTGGATCTTTGTCGACGACATCCTAACCACCGGCTCTACAGCGCGCGCCGCCCGGCTGGCGCTCGGGAGTCCCCCTCACTTTGAAGTTTGGGTCTTGGCAGAGAGGGGCCTCTCTTGCGGAGCGTCCACGGATATGCTACAAAACCCGCATGCTTAGATCGACTCTTTCCCTGGTCCTGACATTCCTGTTTTCTTTGAGTGCTATGGCGGCCGTCACCGGCAACGGCGCTCTTCAGAAAGTCGCAAAAAAATACCGCACCACCAAGCTTGTGGAAATGAATGTGGAAAAGACTGTGAAGTCTGAACTGCTTGGCAAAGAAACCAAGTACGACGGCAAGATCTATCTGGCGAACGGAAAGTTCCGCTGGGAAAACACCAAGCCGGAAGAAACTCTGCTGGTGTTCGACGGTAAAACCATCTGGAGCGTGCAGGTGCCGCCAAAAGAATTCGGCGGACCGGTGCAGGTGGCAAAGGGCATCGTCGACAAAAAGACGAAATCCCATATCCTGATTTCCTCTTTGCTGGGCGAGGATCTGAACAAGAACTTCAAGATCCTGAAAGAGGAAAAAGACGGGGAGCTGGTCAACATCGAAGTGCAGCCGCTGAATGACGGCCTGACCGTGAAATCCCTGAAGCTGACTGTGAAGTCCAAGGACAACACTCTGCAGACGATTTCCTACCTGGACGATATCGGAAACCTGACGACCATGAAGTTTTCCGATGTGAAGTTCCTGAAAAAAGAAAATAAGAAACTGTTCAAATATCAACCGCCAAAAGATGCACAGGTAACCGACCTATGAAACAAGAGACTGCTCAAAACAAAAAAGTTCACTTTATCTCTCTGGGTTGCCCGAAGAATCTTGTCGACAGCGAAATCATGGCCGGCACTTTGATGAAAGACGGCTATGAAGTTGTGGGCGAAGCGGATCAGGCCGACACGGTTATCGTGAACACCTGTGGTTTCATCGAAGACTCCAAAAAAGAATCCATTCAGCGCATTCTGGACATGAGTGACCTGAAACAGGAAGGCAAAATCAAAAAGGTTGTTGTCGCGGGTTGCCTGACCCAGCGTTATAAAGACGACCTGGTGGAAGGTTT
Coding sequences within it:
- a CDS encoding LolA family protein — translated: MLRSTLSLVLTFLFSLSAMAAVTGNGALQKVAKKYRTTKLVEMNVEKTVKSELLGKETKYDGKIYLANGKFRWENTKPEETLLVFDGKTIWSVQVPPKEFGGPVQVAKGIVDKKTKSHILISSLLGEDLNKNFKILKEEKDGELVNIEVQPLNDGLTVKSLKLTVKSKDNTLQTISYLDDIGNLTTMKFSDVKFLKKENKKLFKYQPPKDAQVTDL
- a CDS encoding ComF family protein yields the protein MLKTLKTRLSACLHCGSFQVEQAGLCVPCHEVLNHYPHRARRRQDWLRALYSWNPGESDLLSALVLSLKGRHNKAGWEHFARKMVQQQVPRLSGGRRLHFVPAPSKSGAEDHASLFARALAAHMGGVFNPCLRKASSGKQRRSDRGERALIAMELVEKNTELSINSTDILWIFVDDILTTGSTARAARLALGSPPHFEVWVLAERGLSCGASTDMLQNPHA